One Peromyscus leucopus breed LL Stock chromosome 14, UCI_PerLeu_2.1, whole genome shotgun sequence genomic window carries:
- the Rps6kl1 gene encoding LOW QUALITY PROTEIN: ribosomal protein S6 kinase-like 1 (The sequence of the model RefSeq protein was modified relative to this genomic sequence to represent the inferred CDS: inserted 3 bases in 3 codons) → MSLVACECPPGPGXEPEPCSRARSQACMYLEQIRNRVAAGTPDXTKRDYLVDAATQIRLALERDVSEDYEAAFNHYQNGVDVLLRGVHVDPNKERCEAVKLKIAKYLRRAEEIFNCHLQRTLGSGASPDTGFSSLRLRPIRTLSSALEQLRGCRVIGIIEKVQLVQDPATGGTFVVKGLPRCHMGSQERLTIIPHGVPYMTKLLRYFVSEDSIFLHLEHVQGGTLWSHLLSQAHFQYSGLKPGSAREKSKVQLNTHLCLMTPAKLPPGRSLEQDRFPVEPPWTSRSLPPAKEMPSPRDLQKEADSEPSARIGPLCSSDLTEAPWGHVRSQIRRAGQSSNPAPNRRLHWVREGADRVLGAYGRGRGQKPPSXNRASPGCGRAVWSPREEQVKQWAAEMLVALEALHEQGVLCRDLNPQNLLLDQAGHIRLTYFGQWSEVEPQCSQEAVDRLYSAPGRGIAELTEACDWWSYGSLLYELLTGTALSQSHPSGFQAHTQLQLPEWLSRPAASLLTELLQFDPQRRLGAGGGGTSQLKSHPFFSSIQWSRLMG, encoded by the exons ATGAGCCTGGTAGCCTGTGAATGTCCACCTGGCCCAG CCGAGCCGGAGCCCTGTTCCCGAGCACGGTCCCAGGCCTGCATGTACCTGGAACAGATCCGTAACCGGGTAGCTGCAGGGACCCCAG TGACCAAACGTGACTACCTGGTAGATGCAGCTACACAGATCCGCCTGGCGCTGGAGCGAGATGTTAGTGAGGACTATGAGGCGGCCTTCAACCACTACCAGAACGGTGTGGATGTGCTACTCCGTGGCGTACATG TTGACCCCAACAAGGAGAGATgcgaagctgtgaagttgaaaatTGCCAAGTACCTCCGGAGGGCAGAGGAGATCTTTAACTGCCACCTGCAGCGGACGCTGGGCAGCGGAGCCAGCCCTGACACG GGCTTCAGCAGCCTGAGGCTCCGGCCCATCCGCACACTGAGCTCTGCTCTGGAACAGCTGAGGGGATGCAGGGTGATTGGGATCATCGAGAAG GTGCAGTTGGTCCAGGACCCAGCAACGGGAGGAACCTTTGTTGTGAAG GGCCTTCCCAGGTGCCACATGGGAAGCCAGGAGCGGCTGACGATCATCCCACATGGAGTGCCCTACATGACAAAGTTGCTGCGATACTTTGTGAGTGAGGACTCCATCTTCTTGCACCTGGAGCATGTGCAAG GAGGCACTCTTTGGTCACATCTACTCTCCCAGGCCCACTTTCAATATTCTGGGCTCAAGCCTGGCTCTGCCCGGGAGAAGTCAAAAGTCCAGCTCaacacccacctctgcctcatgACCCCTGCAAAGCTCCCACCGGGCCGCAGCTTGGAGCAGGACAGGTTCCCAGTGGAGCCTCCGTGGACTTCTCGGAGCCTTCCCCCAGCCAAGGAGATGCCATCCCCCCGAGACCTCCAGAAAGAGGCTGACAGTGAGCCCTCAGCCAGGATCGGTCCTCTCTGCTCTTCGGACCTCACAGAAGCCCCGTGGGGCCACGTGCGCAGTCAAATCAGGCGAGCCGGCCAGAGTTCGAACCCTGCACCCAACCGGAGGCTCCACTGGGTCCGGGAAGGGGCTGACCGGGTGCTAGGGGCCTATGGCCGAGGCAGAGGTCAGAAGCCGCCAT GCAACAGGGCCAGCCCggggtgtgggagagctgtctGGAGCCCGAGGGAGGAACAGGTGAAGCAGTGGGCCGCGGAGATGCTGGTGGCACTGGAGGCCCTGCATGAGCAAGGGGTGCTGTGCCGGGACCTCAACCCACAGAACCTGCTTCTGGACCAGGCAG GTCACATCCGACTCACATATTTCGGCCAGTGGTCCGAAGTGGAGCCCCAGTGCAGCCAGGAGGCTGTGGACCGCCTGTACAGTGCTCCAG GTCGGGGCATTGCTGAGCTGACTGAAGCCTGTGACTGGTGGAGTTATGGGTCACTTCTGTATGAACTGCTCACAGGAACA gCACTGTCCCAGAGCCACCCCTCAGGATTCCAGGCCCACACCCAACTTCAGCTGCCTGAGTGGCTCAGTCGCCCAGCAGCTTCTCTGCTGACCGAG CTGCTGCAGTTCGATCCCCAGCGGCGTCTAGGTGCTGGAGGTGGCGGCACCAGCCAACTCAAGTCCCACCCCTTTTTCAGTAGTATCCAGTGGAGCCGACTaatggggtga